In one Gopherus evgoodei ecotype Sinaloan lineage chromosome 1, rGopEvg1_v1.p, whole genome shotgun sequence genomic region, the following are encoded:
- the DNMT3L gene encoding DNA (cytosine-5)-methyltransferase 3-like: protein MNLIAHEVNENQRSIEEICICCGSFQIHTQHPLFHGGICTPCTENFLETFFLYDEDGFPAFCTICCSGKTLLMCDDPTCNRCYCLECLDVLVSPGTAEKIKAMNTWLCFMCVPLSSNGLLKRKKRWRAKLKCFYDQESNHLEIYQPLSPWERKPINVLSLFDNITTEMKNLGFLGSSLGDGRLIYLDDVTNVLRTDVKGWGPFDFIFGSTPPVGNSYEHPPAWYFYQYHRILQYGIPLESSQRPFFWMFVDNLVLEKEDRETASRFFKTEAVTIHREHAETVQNAVILWSNIPSVKR, encoded by the exons ATGA ATCTTATTGCACATGAAGTAAATGAAAACCAAAGAAGTATTGAAG AAATCTGCATCTGTTGTGGCAGTTTCCAGATTCATACCCAGCATCCCTTGTTTCACGGAGGAATTTGTACTCCATGTACG GAGAACTTTCTGGAAACATTTTTCCTGTATGATGAGGATGGCTTCccagccttttgtaccatctgctgctcaGGGAAGACTCTGCTAATGTGCGATGATCCAACTTGTAATAG ATGCTATTGCCTGGAGTGTCTGGATGTCCTTGTAAGTCCTGGTACTGCAGAGAAAATTAAAGCAATGAATACATGGCTGTGTTTCATGTGCGTCCCCTTGAGTTCAAATGGTTtgctgaagaggaagaagagatggCGTGCAAAACTGAAGTGCTTCTACGATCAGGAATCT AACCATCTTGAGATTTATCAGCCTTTATCCCCATGGGAACGAAAGCCAATCAATGTTCTCTCCCTTTTTGATAATATTACCACAG AGATGAAAAATCTTGGATTTTTGGGCAGCAGCTTGGGGGATGGCAGGCTGATATACTTAGATGATGTCACCAATGTTCTGAGGACAGAT GTAAAAGGATGGGGTCCTTTTGATTTCATATTTGGTTCCACTCCTCCGGTTGGAAATTCCTACGAACACCCTCCTG CTTGGTACTTCTATCAGTATCACCGCATCCTACAATACGGGATACCCCTAGAGAGCAGTCAGAGGCCATTCTTCTGGATGTTTGTAGATAATCTGGTGCTGGAAAAAGAAGACAGAGAGACAGCTTCACGATTCTTTAAG acAGAGGCAGTGACTATCCACAGGGAACATGCAGAAACTGTCCAGAATGCTGTGATCTTATGGAGCAACATACCATCTGTTAAGAGGTGA